A region from the Pseudomonas sp. P8_229 genome encodes:
- a CDS encoding response regulator transcription factor, with protein sequence MRILVVEDDAQTAAYLERGLSESGHVVDIASDGNSGLDMALEQIHDALIVDRRLPGLDGIGLIKAVRAQQLRVPILMLSAQSTTAQKVEGLQAGCDDYLGKPYAFAEVLARLDALLRGRDQVSGPARQLAVGELQLDCATRTAVRGGRVIALQHREALLLEKLMRHSGQVVTRDMLLDSAWNYDFDPNDNVIDKHIHRLRRKLDEGFEHSLIRTVPGAGYSFQVEPVEE encoded by the coding sequence TTGCGCATTCTAGTGGTTGAAGACGACGCCCAGACGGCGGCTTATCTGGAGCGCGGATTGAGTGAAAGTGGCCACGTGGTGGATATCGCCAGCGATGGCAACAGCGGTCTGGACATGGCTCTTGAGCAGATTCACGACGCCTTGATTGTCGATCGGCGCCTGCCCGGTCTGGATGGCATTGGCTTGATCAAAGCCGTCCGCGCACAGCAGTTGCGCGTACCGATCCTGATGCTCAGCGCACAATCGACCACTGCGCAAAAGGTTGAAGGCCTGCAAGCCGGTTGCGATGACTACCTGGGCAAACCTTATGCATTCGCCGAAGTGCTGGCGCGTCTGGATGCCTTGTTGCGCGGTCGCGATCAGGTCAGCGGCCCGGCGCGGCAACTGGCGGTTGGCGAACTGCAACTGGACTGCGCCACGCGTACCGCCGTGCGCGGCGGGCGGGTCATTGCCCTGCAGCACCGCGAAGCCTTGTTGCTGGAAAAACTGATGCGCCACAGCGGGCAGGTGGTAACGCGCGACATGTTGCTCGACAGTGCCTGGAACTACGACTTCGACCCCAACGACAACGTCATCGATAAACACATCCACCGCTTGCGCCGCAAACTTGATGAGGGCTTCGAGCACTCGCTGATCAGGACGGTGCCGGGCGCCGGGTACAGTTTTCAGGTCGAGCCGGTCGAGGAGTGA
- a CDS encoding efflux transporter outer membrane subunit produces MSVTTLPTRSARRALHLSVLLLLVGAMTLGGCSMVPEYRRPDLPLAQQWDGTADPSAAGGGQWWLQFHSAELDALIDRGLTSNYTLKAAASRIDEARASAQVVGAGQYPALNLGGNFQRQNNYGTTQKRSVFAEATYEVDFWGKQRAAADSADALAKATVFDAHILRMSLGASIADSYFQVLSLEDRLRLAQSIADDARQVLQLVEVQASQGAVSNLEVEQQRNAMQTFEAAMPALRQQRDLALYQLAVLVGAQPQGFHVQGNGLDALQVPHPASGLPIGLLRQRPDIQAAEARLVSANFDVGVARAAFLPNLSLDLLGGIDTIAGGKIWSAIGTLSQPVFAGGQLKGQLHFDQAHVEELTASYRESIIEALQDVETQLSAARELDKSYALNQSAVASAREAARLAQVRYRLGSTDFQTLLIVERTQYQAEDTLLQVHLQHLQAAVGLFRALGGDFAPNTLASLSPAQVAYP; encoded by the coding sequence ATGTCAGTTACAACCTTGCCGACGCGCAGTGCGCGCCGGGCGTTGCATCTATCGGTTTTGTTGCTGCTCGTCGGCGCGATGACGCTCGGCGGATGCTCGATGGTGCCCGAATACCGGCGACCGGATTTACCGTTGGCTCAGCAATGGGACGGCACTGCTGACCCGTCGGCAGCGGGAGGAGGGCAGTGGTGGCTGCAGTTTCACAGTGCTGAACTGGATGCGTTGATCGACCGGGGCCTGACATCCAATTACACCCTCAAAGCGGCGGCCAGCCGCATCGACGAGGCGCGAGCGTCGGCACAAGTGGTCGGGGCAGGGCAGTACCCGGCGCTGAACCTGGGCGGCAACTTTCAACGCCAGAACAATTACGGCACCACGCAGAAACGCAGTGTATTTGCCGAGGCCACTTATGAAGTGGACTTCTGGGGCAAGCAACGCGCTGCCGCCGATTCCGCTGATGCGCTGGCGAAAGCGACGGTATTTGATGCCCATATTTTGCGCATGAGTCTGGGTGCGAGTATCGCCGACAGTTACTTTCAGGTGCTGTCGCTGGAGGATCGGCTGCGGTTGGCGCAGTCGATTGCCGACGATGCCCGACAGGTTCTGCAACTGGTGGAAGTCCAGGCCAGCCAGGGCGCTGTGTCGAACCTCGAAGTCGAGCAGCAGCGCAACGCCATGCAGACTTTCGAAGCCGCCATGCCTGCGTTGCGTCAGCAGCGCGATCTGGCCCTGTATCAATTGGCGGTGCTGGTCGGCGCGCAGCCCCAGGGTTTTCATGTGCAAGGCAACGGTCTGGACGCTCTGCAAGTGCCGCACCCGGCATCGGGGCTGCCGATCGGTCTGCTGCGCCAGCGTCCGGACATTCAAGCTGCCGAGGCGCGGCTGGTGTCGGCCAATTTCGATGTCGGGGTGGCTCGCGCGGCGTTCCTGCCGAATCTGTCACTGGACTTGCTCGGTGGTATCGACACGATCGCCGGTGGAAAAATCTGGAGTGCCATCGGCACCCTCAGCCAGCCCGTATTCGCCGGCGGCCAGCTCAAGGGACAGCTGCATTTTGATCAGGCGCATGTCGAGGAGCTGACCGCCAGTTACCGCGAATCGATCATCGAAGCCTTGCAAGACGTCGAAACCCAGCTCAGCGCCGCGCGCGAACTGGATAAAAGCTACGCGCTGAACCAGTCGGCCGTGGCGTCGGCGCGCGAAGCCGCGCGGTTGGCGCAAGTGCGTTATCGCCTGGGCTCAACCGATTTCCAGACGCTGCTGATCGTCGAACGCACTCAATATCAGGCCGAAGACACGCTGTTGCAGGTGCACCTGCAACACCTGCAAGCCGCCGTCGGACTGTTCCGCGCGCTGGGCGGGGACTTCGCGCCGAACACCCTCGCTTCTCTATCTCCTGCCCAGGTGGCTTACCCATGA
- a CDS encoding efflux RND transporter periplasmic adaptor subunit, whose protein sequence is MNLSYSRRPIVLGSLVLVVLATVFSTAQWVRHAQAAPVKTDAGAVPVQMARVSVEDLPIWISAIGNVQALNSVNVRVRVDGELQKVLFNEGQTVNAGSLLAVIDPRVYQAQVAQAQALVAKDQAQLANLRVNLDRAGKLAAAKAGPTQDVDTYRAQLAAQQATVQADQAALDNARLQLEFTQVKAPLTGRTGQRLLDVGAIAHGAEASGLVTITQMNPISVAFAVSQDDLAEILEENAKGALQVVAMTRDGQQEIARGQLSFIDSQVTAASGQIQLKAQFDNAAAKLWPGELVSARLLVQTRRNVAVVPAEAVQLGRQGNFVYVVDAQQRVQPRRVDAATVVGGKQWIREGLTAGETVVVQGQSRVAPGLKVMPVKTDANADLAQVNP, encoded by the coding sequence ATGAATCTCTCCTACTCACGTCGTCCGATTGTTTTGGGCAGTCTGGTGTTGGTCGTGCTGGCCACTGTCTTCAGTACTGCGCAATGGGTCCGACATGCCCAGGCCGCACCGGTAAAAACCGACGCCGGCGCGGTGCCCGTACAAATGGCCCGGGTCAGCGTCGAGGACTTGCCGATCTGGATCAGTGCCATCGGCAATGTACAGGCACTCAACAGCGTCAATGTGCGGGTGAGGGTCGACGGCGAGCTGCAGAAAGTGCTGTTCAACGAAGGGCAGACAGTCAATGCCGGCAGCCTGCTGGCAGTGATCGACCCGCGTGTCTATCAAGCCCAGGTGGCTCAGGCCCAGGCGCTGGTCGCCAAGGATCAGGCCCAGTTGGCCAACCTGCGGGTCAATCTCGACCGAGCCGGGAAACTCGCCGCCGCCAAGGCCGGGCCGACCCAGGACGTCGACACGTATCGCGCGCAATTGGCGGCCCAGCAGGCCACGGTGCAGGCCGATCAGGCAGCGCTGGACAATGCGCGCCTGCAACTGGAGTTCACTCAGGTCAAGGCTCCGCTGACCGGCCGAACCGGGCAGCGCTTGCTGGATGTCGGCGCCATTGCTCACGGTGCCGAAGCTTCCGGGCTGGTAACGATCACGCAGATGAACCCGATTTCCGTGGCTTTCGCCGTGTCGCAGGACGACCTTGCAGAAATCCTCGAAGAGAACGCCAAGGGCGCGTTGCAAGTGGTTGCGATGACCCGCGACGGTCAACAGGAAATCGCCCGTGGTCAACTGAGTTTCATCGACAGTCAGGTGACCGCCGCCAGTGGTCAGATCCAGCTCAAGGCACAGTTCGACAATGCTGCTGCAAAACTCTGGCCCGGTGAACTGGTAAGCGCGCGTCTGCTGGTACAAACCCGGCGCAATGTGGCGGTCGTGCCGGCGGAAGCCGTGCAGTTGGGACGTCAGGGCAATTTCGTTTATGTGGTCGATGCGCAGCAACGCGTGCAACCGCGACGGGTGGATGCTGCGACTGTGGTCGGCGGCAAACAATGGATACGCGAGGGATTGACGGCCGGCGAAACGGTGGTTGTGCAGGGCCAATCCCGCGTTGCACCGGGATTGAAAGTCATGCCGGTCAAGACCGATGCCAATGCTGATCTGGCGCAGGTGAACCCATGA
- a CDS encoding efflux RND transporter permease subunit: MNALAGLIQRRVGLSLLALGVMLLGAFAYFQLPVAPLPTVDFPTIQVTAKLSGASAETMASSVATPLERAFAAVPQVTSMTSSSAAGKTQIVLQFDLSRDIDGAAQDVQTAINTATPNLPKTMSSAPTFNKVNPAEGTVLSLAVTSPTRTLPELDRYADNYIAQRLSQMPGVGLVDFHGEQKPAVRVQIDPDALAARGLTLEDVRSVIGVSTLDQPKGSLDGPSRSITLGATDQLLDPQHYRDQVIAYKNGMPIKLGDLGRVIAGAEDTQQAAQLGADPTVIVDIHKQPGFNLLSTIATIKAKLPELTASLPRDVQVQVVGDRTQTIEASVNDMQFTLLLSVALVVVVIFVFLRKATATLIPSLTIPLSLVATFGVMYLLGYSLDNLSIMGLAIAVGFVVDDAIVVMENIVRHLETGKSRLQAAVDGMREVAFTIVSMTVSLIAVFLPILLMSGIVGRLMREFAVTVSVAIIMSCIVSLTLTPMLCAWLLKPHDDRAESRFAQACERGFEHLHNGYRRSLDWVLDHQRTTLAVAIATVVATAILYVGIPKGFFPQQDNGLIQGVAEAAADISPLAMRAQVNRAAQVIGKDPAVARVYFWIGPNPTVSQGKVMINLKPFSERTVSAAEVIRRLQPALDELSGIKVYMQANQDIQIGGRASKTQYQYTLQDPDSAELDHWSGVLLAKLKTLPQLQHVTSDQQQAIAQSTLVIDRPTAARLGVTVQAIDDVLYDAFGQRQIATMFTQLDQNHVILELDPAWQTSTATLEHLFVRVGSGALVPLNMLASVKTEQVPIIINHQGVFPAITLSFDLAPGHALSDAVTAINQASLAVALPDTVTGSFQGTAQAFQDSLKSQPWLILAAILTVYIVLGVLYENAIHPLTIISTLPSAGFGALLALMLCGQDLSVLGMIGIILLIGIVKKNAIMIVDFTLQAQQRGLSAREAVREGCLLRLRPILMTSLAALLGAVPLAFGHGAGAELRQPLGIAIVGGLLVSQVLTLYTTPVVYLWFERRRRKTQPDATGVSGPITALHPVFPGAPAPDNPVSK, translated from the coding sequence ATGAACGCCCTGGCCGGTTTGATTCAACGACGGGTAGGCCTGAGTCTGTTGGCCCTGGGGGTGATGCTGCTCGGTGCTTTCGCCTACTTTCAATTGCCGGTGGCGCCATTGCCGACAGTGGATTTCCCGACCATTCAGGTCACGGCAAAACTCTCCGGCGCCAGTGCAGAAACCATGGCGTCGTCGGTTGCCACGCCGCTGGAGCGCGCGTTTGCCGCCGTGCCGCAAGTCACCTCGATGACCTCTTCGAGTGCCGCCGGCAAGACCCAGATCGTGCTGCAATTCGATCTGTCCCGGGACATCGATGGCGCTGCGCAGGACGTGCAGACGGCGATCAACACCGCCACCCCCAACCTGCCAAAAACCATGTCAAGCGCGCCGACCTTCAACAAGGTCAACCCGGCCGAAGGCACTGTGCTGTCACTGGCGGTAACGTCGCCAACGCGCACCTTGCCGGAGCTCGATCGCTACGCCGACAACTACATCGCTCAGCGTCTGTCGCAGATGCCCGGGGTGGGCCTGGTGGATTTCCACGGCGAACAGAAACCGGCGGTGCGCGTACAGATTGATCCTGATGCACTCGCTGCCCGAGGACTGACCCTTGAAGACGTGCGCAGCGTCATCGGCGTCAGCACGCTGGATCAGCCCAAGGGCAGCCTCGATGGCCCGAGCCGTTCGATCACGCTGGGCGCAACCGATCAGTTGCTGGACCCACAGCATTATCGCGATCAGGTCATTGCCTACAAGAACGGCATGCCGATCAAACTGGGCGACCTCGGCCGGGTGATCGCCGGGGCCGAGGACACCCAGCAGGCGGCGCAACTGGGCGCCGACCCGACCGTCATCGTCGACATTCACAAGCAACCGGGTTTCAACCTGTTGTCGACCATTGCCACGATCAAGGCCAAATTGCCCGAGTTGACCGCCTCGTTGCCGCGAGACGTGCAAGTGCAGGTGGTGGGTGACCGCACCCAGACCATCGAAGCGTCGGTCAATGACATGCAGTTCACTTTGCTGTTGTCCGTCGCCCTGGTGGTCGTGGTGATCTTTGTTTTCCTGCGCAAAGCCACGGCGACACTGATTCCGAGCCTGACGATTCCGCTGTCGCTGGTGGCCACGTTCGGCGTCATGTACCTGCTGGGCTACAGCCTCGACAATCTGTCGATCATGGGCCTGGCGATTGCCGTCGGGTTCGTGGTGGACGACGCCATCGTGGTCATGGAGAACATTGTCCGGCATCTGGAAACGGGTAAATCGCGACTGCAAGCGGCCGTTGACGGGATGCGAGAAGTGGCTTTCACCATTGTTTCGATGACGGTGTCGCTGATTGCGGTGTTCCTGCCGATCCTGTTGATGTCAGGGATTGTCGGGCGCCTGATGCGCGAATTTGCGGTCACGGTCAGCGTGGCAATCATCATGTCGTGCATCGTCTCGCTGACCCTTACGCCAATGCTTTGTGCCTGGTTGCTCAAACCCCATGACGACCGGGCAGAGAGTCGTTTTGCCCAGGCTTGCGAACGAGGGTTCGAGCACTTGCACAACGGATACCGTCGCAGCCTGGATTGGGTGCTCGATCATCAGCGCACGACCCTGGCCGTCGCCATCGCAACGGTAGTTGCGACGGCAATCCTGTATGTCGGCATCCCCAAGGGCTTCTTTCCACAACAGGACAACGGTTTGATTCAGGGCGTGGCCGAAGCGGCGGCGGATATTTCTCCGCTCGCCATGCGCGCGCAGGTCAATCGCGCCGCGCAAGTGATCGGTAAGGATCCGGCGGTCGCCCGCGTCTACTTCTGGATCGGCCCGAATCCGACCGTCAGCCAGGGCAAGGTGATGATCAACCTCAAGCCGTTCAGCGAGCGCACAGTCAGCGCCGCCGAAGTCATCCGGCGCCTGCAACCGGCGCTCGACGAGTTGTCCGGGATCAAGGTGTACATGCAGGCCAACCAGGATATCCAGATTGGCGGTCGGGCCAGTAAAACCCAGTATCAATACACCTTGCAGGACCCGGACAGCGCCGAGCTGGATCACTGGAGCGGGGTGCTGCTGGCTAAACTCAAGACCCTGCCTCAGTTGCAACATGTGACGTCCGATCAGCAGCAGGCCATTGCGCAATCGACTCTGGTCATTGACCGTCCGACGGCGGCGCGTCTGGGGGTGACGGTGCAGGCGATCGACGATGTGCTGTATGACGCTTTCGGTCAGCGGCAGATTGCGACGATGTTCACGCAACTGGATCAGAACCATGTGATTCTGGAACTCGACCCGGCCTGGCAGACATCCACTGCGACGCTCGAACACCTGTTCGTCCGCGTCGGTTCCGGAGCGCTGGTGCCGCTGAACATGCTGGCTAGCGTCAAGACCGAACAGGTGCCGATCATCATCAACCACCAGGGCGTATTCCCGGCCATTACCCTGTCGTTCGATCTCGCTCCCGGCCATGCCTTGAGTGACGCGGTCACTGCAATCAACCAGGCCTCTCTGGCGGTCGCGCTGCCCGATACAGTGACGGGCAGTTTCCAGGGCACGGCCCAGGCGTTTCAGGACTCGCTCAAGTCGCAACCCTGGCTGATTCTGGCGGCGATCCTGACGGTCTACATCGTGCTTGGCGTGCTATACGAAAATGCCATCCACCCGCTGACGATCATCTCCACACTGCCTTCTGCCGGGTTTGGTGCGCTGCTGGCACTGATGCTCTGCGGCCAGGATCTGTCAGTCCTGGGCATGATCGGCATCATTCTGCTGATCGGGATCGTCAAGAAGAACGCGATCATGATCGTCGACTTCACGCTGCAGGCGCAGCAGCGAGGGCTGTCAGCCCGCGAAGCGGTCAGGGAAGGGTGCCTGCTGCGACTGCGGCCGATTCTGATGACGTCACTTGCTGCGCTTCTGGGCGCAGTACCCTTGGCGTTCGGGCATGGCGCCGGTGCCGAATTGCGGCAGCCATTGGGTATTGCGATTGTTGGCGGCCTATTGGTATCGCAAGTGCTGACGCTGTATACCACGCCCGTGGTCTATCTCTGGTTTGAGCGTCGACGCCGCAAGACACAGCCCGACGCCACCGGGGTGAGTGGCCCGATCACCGCACTCCATCCGGTTTTCCCGGGAGCGCCGGCGCCAGACAACCCGGTCTCTAAATAA
- a CDS encoding aminotransferase class V-fold PLP-dependent enzyme, with protein MSKLYPGIDPEGLVEYSVVYTDRSLNHMSQSFQGVMKNVSKTLKQVYNAESVAVVPGSGTFGMEAVARQFATGQQCLVIRNGWFSYRWSQILDMGNIPAATTVLKARPVDTDRQAAYAPPPLDEVLAAIAAQKPQVVFAPHVETSSGIILPDEYLRAVGDAVHAVGGLFVLDCIASGTIWVDMHKCAVDLLISAPQKGWSASPCCALVMFSALALERIEQTQSSSFACDLKKWLQIMQAYEQGGHAYHATMPSDALARFNDVMKETQAYGFDRIRDEQQALGDRVRAMLTGKGIKSVAAAGFQAPGVVVSYTDDADIKSGRKFADHGLQIAAGVPLQCDEPADFQTFRIGLFGLEKLQNIERTVSTLEQVLDEVI; from the coding sequence ATGTCAAAGCTCTATCCCGGTATCGATCCTGAGGGCCTGGTCGAGTATTCAGTGGTCTACACCGACCGCTCGCTCAACCACATGTCGCAGTCCTTCCAAGGCGTGATGAAGAACGTTTCCAAGACCCTGAAACAGGTCTACAACGCCGAATCGGTTGCGGTGGTCCCGGGCAGCGGCACATTCGGCATGGAAGCTGTCGCGCGACAGTTCGCCACTGGCCAGCAATGCCTGGTGATACGCAACGGCTGGTTCAGTTATCGCTGGAGCCAGATCCTCGATATGGGCAACATTCCGGCAGCGACCACGGTGCTCAAGGCCCGACCGGTCGACACTGATCGCCAGGCGGCCTACGCCCCGCCGCCGCTGGACGAAGTGTTGGCAGCCATTGCGGCACAGAAGCCGCAGGTGGTCTTCGCGCCCCACGTTGAAACTTCATCCGGGATCATCCTGCCCGACGAGTACCTGCGGGCGGTTGGCGATGCCGTGCATGCGGTGGGTGGCTTGTTCGTGTTGGACTGCATCGCCTCGGGCACGATTTGGGTGGATATGCACAAATGCGCAGTCGACCTGCTGATCAGCGCTCCGCAGAAAGGCTGGAGCGCCTCCCCTTGCTGCGCTCTGGTGATGTTCAGTGCTTTGGCCCTCGAACGCATCGAGCAGACGCAAAGCAGCAGCTTCGCCTGCGACCTGAAAAAGTGGCTGCAGATCATGCAGGCCTACGAACAGGGCGGACATGCCTACCACGCAACCATGCCCAGCGATGCCCTCGCGCGCTTTAACGACGTGATGAAGGAAACGCAAGCCTACGGCTTCGACAGGATCCGCGACGAACAACAGGCACTGGGTGATCGGGTACGCGCGATGTTGACCGGCAAAGGCATCAAAAGTGTGGCCGCTGCCGGCTTTCAGGCCCCCGGTGTCGTGGTGAGCTACACCGATGATGCCGACATCAAGAGCGGCAGGAAATTTGCCGATCACGGCCTGCAGATCGCCGCCGGAGTGCCGTTGCAATGTGACGAACCGGCCGACTTCCAGACCTTCCGCATCGGCCTGTTCGGACTTGAGAAGCTGCAGAATATCGAGCGCACGGTCAGTACGCTTGAGCAGGTACTGGATGAGGTTATTTAG
- a CDS encoding dTMP kinase, translating into MNRPLFVSLDGPKGTGKTTLLEAVTKVLRAGNKKVIRLCERKSDPFRGETMALVNTLARNPSMDLEWAVCQRLADSRRWISRHVLTKQPLDSIILIDRWYPSDAAFRQSIPFAEILQLNLERDVRVPDLHVGVVTDADISWARATARSRGLGGTVIQKHAEHVRCTEMFEQAVKEHGWVLCRNEGTIEDATMQMVSEIYRVLG; encoded by the coding sequence ATGAATCGTCCGCTGTTTGTTTCTCTCGATGGGCCCAAGGGCACCGGCAAAACCACGCTGTTGGAGGCCGTTACGAAAGTACTGAGGGCGGGCAACAAGAAAGTCATCCGGCTTTGCGAGAGAAAAAGCGATCCTTTCAGGGGGGAAACCATGGCCCTGGTTAACACGCTTGCCAGAAATCCATCCATGGATCTGGAATGGGCTGTGTGTCAGCGCCTGGCTGATAGTCGTCGCTGGATTTCCCGGCACGTACTGACGAAGCAGCCGCTGGACAGCATTATCTTGATCGATCGCTGGTATCCATCTGATGCCGCATTTCGCCAATCCATCCCGTTTGCCGAGATTCTCCAGTTAAACCTGGAGCGGGACGTGCGAGTGCCGGACTTGCATGTCGGCGTCGTTACCGATGCGGATATTTCATGGGCAAGGGCTACGGCGAGATCTCGAGGATTGGGCGGCACTGTGATCCAGAAGCACGCAGAGCATGTGCGATGCACGGAGATGTTCGAACAAGCGGTCAAGGAGCATGGTTGGGTTCTATGTCGTAATGAGGGAACGATTGAGGACGCCACGATGCAGATGGTTTCTGAAATCTATAGGGTGTTGGGGTGA